The DNA sequence ctcgtcagtagtcctgccttcagtttgtgactttgtgacatcacactacgtcaccatgtcacacagtTTGTGGCATAATGCCCAGTgactagtttggcacataagaattgatttagcacagcagctgtgttgttgttagtgATCAGGCATGTCTGAGCCGGCCAATCAAAGCAGACCAAGTATTAAGGAcaggggcttaaagagacaatcactaaaacagagcatttcagatgGGTTGAGGGGGGGAATACAGTGGTTACTACTGGTTACTGTGAGAGAACTGATGTGGTTTTTGAGCATTAATGCATGTAAATCTATTCTAATagtaaaccaaaataaaatgataaatcagTTATtaagcataatatgtctcctttacgGTCagattaaaggaatagtttgaccATTTGGAAAATAGGcttatttcctttttgttgaGAGTTCGGGAGGATGCCAGTCCATCTGTAGCACCACATTTGTCAGAAAACATCTAATCCGTAATCTGTGGCTGCTGGCTGTGCTCACTTAAGTTTGAACTCAaccaataaaaaacactgaatgaggAAGTATTCAGGTTTCTTATTGAAAGTAAAAAACTAATGCTGTCATAATTGTGTTAATCATTAAGTCATTATGACCCATGCATTAAAGTAAAAActattttgaattatttatttctggACTGCGactactgattattttcatttagatacatctgcagattattttctcaaactACTGATTTTATAATTTGTATAAATCTTTTGAGGGTTATTAAAATACTCTCAGATTCATTTTCTGCCACGCAACTATCTGACTAACTCACTTCTTGTTTCAGATATATTTGTCTATACACTATTGAGTAGTTGCACTTATAGCACAACATTATATTTGGAAGGCTTTTCACGTGTCTTGTGCACAAAAATCTTGAtgtgaaaagtaactagtaactaatgCTGCATTAAAGGGGAAGATCTTATTTTTCTATGTGGcattacaatccgctcacatcTGGCCAATAAAAAGTGATCAACACAAATTGTTACAGATTGTTAAAGAGCACCTTTAATGTCGCAAAGTAAAAAGACCAGATTTCCCTCTAAGATTAAgtggagtagaagaagaaggcgGCATGAGAAGATAAGACTCCAGTAAAGAACAACGTGCCTTGAATTTAAACTTGAAGATCGTACTTGactaaatgtacttagttacttcaACCACTGCTAAAAGCCGTGTCAGTGCAGAACAACCACGCTTCACACAGTCAATGTAACTTCTGTTTGACCCCCGAGGCTCACGTGTGTTTTTGCGATAAACAAGTTCACACAAGGTACACTTTCACTGCATCGTTCTGTAGGTGCACTGTGgtccatccatcaatccatttAATCATCTACTCCTCCATCCATCTgcaaatccatccatccattaaaCCATCTGCCACTGTACACCAGATCATCCGTCCACCTCCACTTCCATTAGATAATCCATCCACACTGGGCTTCACCCTACTTACACTTCACATGTGCTCCTCCACAGACTGCAGGTTAACGCTGTCAGTGCACAGAATTAGAAATCGGAGcagtaaatgatttatttttagctgTGCGGGCTCTCTGGAAAACACACTGTCAGATTaacatgtaaagaaaaacatacattctTAAAGTTATTTGTTCAGGGATAATACAGGCTAATCTAATTTACTGGAAACCAGTCCTGTACAGTAATTCCTCATTCCAggccattttaaaaacaagattaaatCAAAGAAGAAACAAGTGAACAGATTAGCCATCAGTGGGTCCTGTTCATGTCCTGTTCATACTCCAGTGAACCAACGCAGCGAGGGGTCAGTGGATGAGTAATGGGAGGAAACAGGGATGTCTGCCGCTAAAACCAGTTGACGGGAGCTATTTCAGGCCAGGGGTTGTTTAACAAAGAGCCCCTATTTTGTTCAAATGGAccatttataaaaacaatggATGAGGTCTGGAGCCAAAGTTGGGAAAGTGAAGGTTGAGAGTGCTCGTAAATGTCAAATAGGCCATCTGAAGAATGGCCTAGGGTGCAAAGCGCTGATATTACTCCAACTATTCTTGTACAGAAGAAGAGTTGGACTGTGTATTTGTTAAAGCTGAACCAGGTTTTTATGTGAACTATATTTGTTTTAGTGGCATAAATCAAACATGTAAAGGTGTAGCAAAGGCCATTTTACACCAAGCAGCCACAGATTGAGAAATATATTCTTTTCAcggtttgtttttacagtagaGAACATGCTACTGTACATCATGTTTCTCCACTACAGTGCATATTTAACTattagaaattaattaattaattaaaaattacAGACTAAAGTACCCaagaaatcacagaaatgtaAGAAGATATATTTAATTACTTCCACCCTGGTTTGGAGAACAGTTCAAGTTAGGTCCGACTGCTGGATCTTTTACGGAAAATGTAACATAGTCCGTTTTAATGACTCAAATGCCAAAATGTTAGGGCTAATTTAGCGAAAGACAGGTTTTAAGAGTTAGTCCCAGGTTATGCTCACATATCATGTGAATGTTTGAGCACCGGAGGACCTGTGACAGGAATATGTGGGCGGTATCTGGTCACCTTTGTTGCTATCGAGTATATTTcactagaaaacaaaaattcCTAATTTGGGCCTtaagtgttttgcttttcacCACTTTAAAGTAGGTGAGCCGCTTCATATGCTGCAGGGATTATGGTTAACGCATGACCATGCTCCCTGCTATCACACTGAAACCTTGTCCTGATTTGATAAATGAAGCTCCTTATCTTTGCCTGGAGACGTATGTACTTATTTTGGACCCTGCAGTGTTTTCTCGTTTCTGGCCAGAGCAGCAGTTTGATCTCTCTGAAGTCGACTTCAAGTGCTGTTGTATAATCCCTGAATCTAAAGTGCTAATACCACTTTCAACCTCGACACCGTTAAGTGCAGTTCTTACCTGTGAGAAACAAGTTACCAGTGTGCACatggcatgatgggaaacattGTGAGACACAGTGGACCCacttaatgagaaaaaaaatagttcaacatgttatgaatacatttattctCTTTCTTGCAAAGCTAGCATTAGCTTAGCATTTACACACGGGAAGGAAACAGCTGGCCTCGATCTGTCCACAGCAAAATTCACTTACCAGCATCTCTGTAGCTCACTGGTGAACATGTTACATCTTGATTGTTTGATCTGTACAAAGACCGAAGtgtaaaatcaacatttgtttAACGGTGCGATATGCAAggccagctgcagctgctgttagtcAGCTAGCAcggttagctgtgcagctagtggttcaGACTGGGAGCGCGGAGCACCATAGGACTGTTTTACAGCGTTgccacaggagctttggaccaggacaggccagggctagcaggttagcacgctaacatcagtagatatCGCTGTACAATACATACACGTCATAATGTAAAAGCTGTCATTTCTACACATTCCGttgataatttcatttttgaatgttttcaactaaaattcttacattttgacCTTTACATTTAGATGAATCATCCCTGtcaattaccaaaaaaaaaaaaaaaaaaaagacatcagtaGTTTGCCTACCGTAGCATAAAGATTGGGAGTAGTGGGAAACAGCATACTTGTTGTTATAATGgctatttgttgttttccaaaAAACTCAACGCTGGCAtgattttctgacagtttacCCATCTATCCACTTAGCACTTCTATGTAGCGTCTCCAGCTGCAGTGTGACCTGCTGTGTTTGATCGGCAAGAACAGATTTTGATTTTGGTCTGTTACCAAACATTAACCTGCGCATAGTTTAAGAAAAAATTCCAGCACATTAACTCCCACTAAAGTCACACGCTGTTGTTTCCacgtttttgtttgtgtgctgattAAACAAATGGAGATGCTGCAACAAGTCTTTAACACAGTGAACTGACTGGGCTGCCATGACCTGTTTTATTCCAGCCCACGCTCACAGGATTTGATATTGAATactgttgggttttttgtttttgttttttttttaacttcttctcTGAGGCAGTATATTTTTTGCACTTGTATCACTGCTCTTGTTGATGGTGGTCTCAAGTGACAGAATTTAGATTTCATGAGACCCTGCCACATGAAAACTTCATTAGTTTTATACAGTCTTTGTTGCGTTTTATCCTCTCACAAGGACTCTTCTAAGTTGTGgcacatttgtttatttcagacaCGACAAAGGattttattaattattgttattaaagtATCTCAGAATCCATTTCAGCCTGCTAACCAATACCATGGACTTCCATTGTAAGCtcactgtttattatttttactttttccagGAGCCCTGTCCTTAAAGAGCACctgatttttcacttttatattACTTCATTATACTGATCCTGACCCAGAGCAGCACTTGGCTTATGTCTTCTTTATCATCAGAgttcttttctttaaatgttgcCTCTCTGTGATATGATGAATGTGAGCACATTCCTGGCAGGAGAAATCCTTTCCGTCTAAATATGCTAGTGATGTTAAAAATGCCGTTTCTGCCCTATAAAGGCAAAAGGCAGCTTAGAGGGAGTGAAACTGAGAACGATTGCTTCATGGATATTTCTACTTAGCAGCCAAATGACATATGTTAGGTGACAGATGATCTTAGAATATGCAGTGATTTATTGACTCAGTGAGGTTTTTCCCCCCTGACGAAGGCAAGCTGACAAAAACtgactcattttcattttccacccAGTTTAGAGAggttattgcattttttttttctttgtaaggCAGCTGTAACATAAGGTCACCGTTAGTAGGTCAGTCAGTGGGGAGTCCCTGATCTGCTATGCAGAAACACTCCTCTCACAGCTCTCCATTAGTGCAGGCCTGCATGGACGCTATCCTGACGGGTCTGAAGCCGCTGTACTGTCCGTCCGGGCTCGGGTACTCCTCCCTGACTCTCCACACGCAGCAGCTGGGGATGACAGGGTGGGTGTCATTAGGTGGGACCCCAAACCTCCAGCTGATGTACTGTCTGTAGGCGCAGTGACGCAGGGTCGCAGTCTGGCCTCGATCAGCCAGTGAAGACAGAGGGTCCCGGTACAGAAGGACGGCCTCCAGCAAGGAGCGACGTAACACAAGCTGTTCGAACAAAGGAGACGAGGTGATGCAGGTGCCAACGCTTCGCCGACAGCACAGCTCCTCCTGAGGGACGGAGGAGGGAGTGCAGTGGTCGCACTTGCACCAGGCTGGACGACGGGGCTTTGGGTTTGGGTCGGGTTTATGGTCGAGGGGAGGCTGAGCATCAAGATTAGCACCAACATCAGACtgtagcagagagagaacagctcTCAGGTGTCCTGTGTCCTCCTGTCAGGGATAGAATATATCACTGAAGTCATGACAAGGTTTAGCCTGTAATCTGACTGTATCTCGGTGCAGCAGGTCTACCTTGCGTGGCTGAACAGATGTCGGCTTGACGTCTTGTAAACTTTTCTTCTGCGATCTCTTCACTAGTAGAATGTTGCTCTCGTCGACATATGACACACAGAGGATGCACTGCAACAGAGTCACATCATCCCAGAGGACATTCAGAATGATCACAAACTACAGTGATTTGAAAAGCTATCAGACTGATAAACATATACAACTTGTGTgtctgaaactgtaaaaagtcTGACAGCCGGTTTACACATCGGTCGTATCAAACCATTCATCACCTTCTGTTTGTCCTGGACTGCCTCCACCTTCTTCTCAGAGTAGTTCTGTCCGACCTCTGCAGAGTAACAGCTGGTTCCAATCAGCCAGTCGATCAATATGGTGGTCTggaggaaaagacacacacagaggctcagCTGGCAGTCAGCAGCTCACACTTCACATCAGCCGCACTAGAAATCAGCTGCACCAATGTGTCAACATACATGTGATCTGTGTTTAACACCAATTAGACTTTATTCGATTGAGTTAGCTGATTCAATCTGGAGGGATAATTTACGTTTTGTCAAATCACAGCAAGAATTCTGCGTCTACATTTTTGAGATTCCTGATCAAACTCTGGAGTTGAGGTTCTGACATACAGTAATAGCCCATTGTGCTGCGTAATAAAGGTCAGGTAAAGTAAAACACTTTtggaaattaaattacattcttaattccaaatgaaaacaaactcatAAGAAAGGCAAAAGATGGACTTAGGCGAGTCTTTCTCTGGACTTTTGCACAAAAGACTTGTTGTCTTTTCCTAAAACAGCACCAACCCCCGTTCGACCCTCCTGTGTCTTAAAGTAGTCTACTATGTAGACTCacaaatatctattttttttccataactgaatcaacaagctgttctctgaagGAAACAAGGTCCGCAGAACACAGTGTGATGCTAGAAAGCTGGCAAGGTCGGCCAAATACGAACcgagtaaaacagtatgaaactgtgttgtcctttaaggtcagtttgtttattcagccatgaaaacaaagagagattgttcagtcaataaagatctttctcttctgattaaaaattaTTTCCAAAGCTACGCAGTGCACTTTTAACCTGCAGTTCTTCTAACAGCCACTAGATGCTGAATCCGAGAAAACCCCTCACTCTTTCTCCGACCGATACATGATGCTTGGTCACACACTCCTCAGGAGGTCatgatgacctttgacctccaaaATATAACCAGTTAATGTTCGAGTCGTGGACATTTTTGTCAAATTCGGAGAGATTCCTTCAAGATCTCACATTCATGAACATGGGACGAACAACCACAGCTGTCACCAGAGCAGAATGATAAAGCGACTTAAATTACGTAAAGTACTACTGACAATTTCCACagtggaattaaaaaaatattctgagACATGTCATATACTCTTAATCTTTACACCTAACCTTTTACCTCCTGTAGCCTTCAGCACACAGATTGATCTTATTTAGCTCTTTCTGATTAATTCATTCAGTTCATCCACATGCAGCCACTGTGGACTGTTAACACTGACCACCACTGTTTTCAGGGAGTGCATGAATGGACACTTGTGTGACAGAAAGCAACACTGGGTGGTCTCTCACCAGAGCGTAGTACGACAGCGTTGATCCGATGTAGATGATGAGCTGGATGAAGCTGAACCTTCCTGCctggaaaacactgcaaactgtcacttgtttgtttttaccgAACACACTCAAGAGTCAGGACCACAACTGTAGAGATCATTAGTTACCGTGCGCTAAGAAGGTATGGATATTAGAGTTTATGATGACAGATATTTGACATTAAATTGATCAGATCATGCCTCAACAAGGCAGTATACATTGTGTCATTACACAGAGACCTACCGAACATTCAAAAAACTCGACTTGGTTTACTCATATTAAGtctaaaaaaaatggaaaatcgttagcaaaaaaaaaaaaaaatgtgaattagtTGCGGAAAAAGAACAAACTCACCTGTCCGAACACCATGACATCAAACCTGATCCCGAATACTTTGTATAGCGTTCGCTCCTCCACTCCGTTCACTGTGTTGTACTTTGCATACCTGATCAGAGGAGAGCAAATATgatcaacaataaaaaaaaaaaaaacaaggcagctTGTTGTTACAAAGGAGCTTCTAACATGAAGCAGATTTATTTACCCCGACTCGGAAATAACACGATAACATCCCTTAAacacttcttgttttgttcagaaactgttttctactggttttaaaaacagatttatcaAGGATTCAGATCCCTCACTGTAGTAAAAGTACCACACTGTGAAATGCATCATACTCTGCAAGAACATCGCGTCAGTAGCATCACTGTCCTGAGTACCACGTGCTATGAAAGTCATTCTTTAATGAGCTCAGAcaaacagcctgttttcagcttGCACGATGCATTTTCCAGCTGATCCCGGAAGGGTTATAAATTGGTCATTTAGTTTTCTCAGCCCAAAAAGGAAATAcacttttttcttcagattattagaaaatatttacatttcacatcatcaaaTGAGGAGATATACGTGTTTCACTGGACGGGATGGGGATGAGACCATTTGCAATATGTAAAGTAACAAGTGACTAGAGCTGCtgagtagaagtataaagttgtATAGCATGATACTCAAAGTACCCCAAATCTGAAAGCTACGTACAGTACACTACTTTTGGAATAGAACTATCGACTAAAAACCTGTCATGGTTTATTTTTCACGTTCTCTTGAGAGTTTTCATCCCAACAGAAATGGGCCACCATGTATGAAAACCTCAAACAAACCAAAGCGCCTATACATGTGGTAAACTTGATCTTTGACCCCAGCTCACCTGAAGTTTAGGCCGGGGTAGAGCGTCCTGTTGCTCTCTTTCTCATCCAGCCGTCTGAAGGAGTATCTAGGAAGGCAGCGCCGCATGAGCCAGTCCAGGTTGCAGTCCCATTTGATCAGGATGCCAATGACGCCCCCCTGTGGCCACCAGAggaaacatgaagaaaaaaaactcgCTGAGCATGAAACAGTTCAGTTCGGTGCGAATATTTCAGTGTTGGCAGAGGGTCTTCTAACTTGAGTAAAAAATTGTAAAACTAAAGTGTAATAAATGTTTAACACCAGTAAAAGTGAAATACTCATGTAAAGTACATCAAAACCAAACTCGTATCAATTTTGTACAATTGTGAATTACTTTACTAGCATTGACACTTGAGGCCACTTTATTCTTGCACTCCACTACATTGACATTATGCAtttgacagctgtagttactCGCTACTTTATAGATTAATGTTtgatatgaaaacacaaatatcatAAAATGATACACTGTTACATTGTTTGTGAAAGAgcgtctttaaaaaaaaggacaaacaagGAAGGCAGCTGcactgaaaacaagacaaaggcAACctgatttttacaaaacaatcaAGACCTGAAAGGATGATATAATCTCAAAGCACAGATACATTTGTCTGGACCTGTTTCaagaaaataatacattcagacaaaaatgtttaaataagaaAGTTTTGATGTGAAGAAACATCAGCTTATTCAGTAATTGTTCCAAGAAAAATTAGACATTCTTCTTggagaaaagcaaaaatgtattaatagcTGCAGTTACAGTGACAATGCTGACTTTTCACTTTAATCCACCCAGACTGGAGAAAGTTTGCTGAGGTAGCACTTCCTCTATTTGGCTGTTTCATTTCAACTTCACTTGATGTCTTGATGAGGAAAAGTGGCTCACTAGGGGAAgcccaaaaaaagagaaagtgggTTTTCTGGCAATGTTGCAGCATCCGGAGATGTCAGCTGTGACATCGGTCAGTAAAATGCCATCATAACTGATTGTGATGGAGGAAAGGAGTGCAAAAATAAGTGCCAGGGTGTAAGAAAACTGAACTTTACCTTAATagacaaaacatttgaacatgtAACCCCACCTCTACTGCCATTTCAGAGAACTTTTCCCCCGCATCTCTAACAATGTCTCCCAGTCTGAAGATGGGACACAGCGAGTCGTTCACTCTCTGACAGCTACTCAGGTAGGCACCATTCATCGTTGGGAGGATGTTCCTTCTGACACACCAAAAACAGACTTGAATATTCCCAGAAATTCAGAGACATTAAGAGCTTCAAAATGGTTGCTTTTCTTATTTGAAGAGAATAATTTAATGAAGATAAATACCTGACGGCAAACTAATTAGCTCTATTTcaacctgataaaaaaaatgtgcaacatgtaagaactgGCTACCTGTTTAATTCATACTCCACaccaacagggggcagcatatcccCAGAGCATCCGCTAactactgctaactgtagctgccattaggTAATTAGCTGACATTGCCTTACATGGGGCTGATGCTGTTTACCATTAGCAGAGGGGCTAGCATAGGAGCTTTGGACCATGACAAACTGGGGCTAAGTGGCCACATGTtatcaactaaaattcttacatattgcacctttaaatgtgaatttgacAGGATAAAACATGTAGAAAGGGTTACTGAAACCACAGGGGAGAAACACACTACTTTGCAACTATCttactgaatgaaaatgacTTTGATGTATGTAACAAcgtatatttctttaaatttccACCATGTAAAACTTGttgctgtacacacacacagagatgaagCTGCACTGCATTTAGTTAAGAAACCGTTTCCAGCATCACCAGTAGAGGTTTGTAGCCTCCGTGCCATCAATCATAAAGCTGTCTCACCGGATGAAGTTGAAAGCAGGGAACccaatgttgtttttgatgAGGACTGTGAAGTTCTCGGCTGCTGCCAGCAGAGCAGGCCTGCATCATGGAAAactctattattattattattattattattattattattattattattattattattattattattacacactGGAGTCAATAATACATCTTAATAGAGTAAAATACACTGAATCTTTATCTGAAGGAGACTCAAAAGCTACAGTATGTCCCAAAACCAAACTAAAGTCACTAAGTTACTGTCAAGTATGAGGTGTGTTTAAAgcaacaagacactgaaccatcacaATGATTTGAAGCtgttttaagttaaaaaaaaaaaattaaaaaaagttacataatgttgctttaaacttgaaaatgacaaaaaaaaaaaaagtatacataAGAAAGTCTATAAGTCCATACGCCGTATACTAAGTGCACTGTTAATGGGCAGTGCAATAGAGCCGAAAAATTAAATTAGGATTGCagtgaaacatctgcaggagCACCATAAAAAGAAAGTTACCTTTAACCTTCAGTCTCGGCAGTGAGATTCTGAAGTCACagtttgatgatgatggtgacagtgCTGTATTATAgtattacagtaaaaaaaaaaaaagtatactaTATAAGTTCAGTCCATAGCACGTACTGTGCACAGTGAGTATGTTGTATGGACTTGTCTCCAGCAACAATGGTGGCAGTGTGAAGCTGCAAACTTTCTGCTGAAGCTCATTTcacaccagaaaacaaaatgcattgaTTTAAATAAAAGGGAAGAGTTTTGTTCACAGGTCTCACCCACTTGCAATTAGCAGCTGAAGAGCAGGatttttcagatatttagaGATCATATTCATATTATCATATCCTGATCATATTGCTCAGTAACtgctaaatgtgtaaataagcaactgtttgctaaAAGCTTCCCGTCAACTTCAAACGTGATGATATGTCAAAAAACCAGGATTGCAAAAAGCTAAATTCCCAAGTGAGATGTTACATAAGGCTCTTATCTGACAACAGAATTACCTCGGAGGGTTCCCCCTCTTTTCGACTGGACACCACGCAGAAACCTCACAGGTTTTTTTCGACACGTCAGACGTCACACAAGATCCCGTCTGAATccctgcaggaagaaaaacaaaaagtcctgcactcaaagcaacattttctaacatttgtACCTTAACTAACATGCCACAACAATAAACAGCGTTATGACGTGTGGAGTTTTGCTCATAGATAGAACccaacattacattacagctgACAAATAGTGGCTGACAAACTCTCCTGATTCTCTAATGACTAAGTATGAAAGATCACAAGTTTGAAATCTCTATCAGGTGACATTAAGAGCCAAGAGCTGCTGTACTGCAGGCTGAAGCTAAAGCTGCAGCACCTTGATGATAAATTCCTCTGCTTCTTGTGGAAACAGATGTCAACTCGTCACAACCCACTATGGACCAGGGAAGTACTGCAGTGAGAGCAGAGCAGTGAGATAACACGTGATTCTATTCAAAATTATTCAGTTTAAAGTCAGTCCACAACTGAGACACACAGTGGCCCCTACAAGTTAAACAAGTGGGTTTCCACAGCTAAATATGTCACAGGTATGCCCACTACTGTTAAAATAAGTTGGTAAAAACGAGGGTGAGGCAGAAATCTGGTTAGAGAAAAAGCTAACAgcttgtttatatgtgtgctGTTGGTGAACATGTTGGTGCAAGGACATTACATTATAATCTGGATGCAGTGTTGGCGGCGAAGCAGCTTTtatatgaaagctgctcaggGGCATTTTGGGGACCCaacttaaaatga is a window from the Acanthopagrus latus isolate v.2019 chromosome 5, fAcaLat1.1, whole genome shotgun sequence genome containing:
- the p2rx7 gene encoding P2X purinoceptor 7 isoform X1, translated to MPCCGLRGLCQYETNKLVRIQSVRLGSMKWSLNAFILLFICIMMLWNRKYQEFDQVVSSVTTKVKGVAQTHLPGIGDMVWDVVDYSGPSHDKNSFFVVTNVIVTKNQKQGKCPEVLRIGRLCRTDKDCERGAWDQQSHGIQTGSCVTSDVSKKTCEVSAWCPVEKRGNPPRPALLAAAENFTVLIKNNIGFPAFNFIRRNILPTMNGAYLSSCQRVNDSLCPIFRLGDIVRDAGEKFSEMAVEGGVIGILIKWDCNLDWLMRRCLPRYSFRRLDEKESNRTLYPGLNFRYAKYNTVNGVEERTLYKVFGIRFDVMVFGQAGRFSFIQLIIYIGSTLSYYALTTILIDWLIGTSCYSAEVGQNYSEKKVEAVQDKQKCILCVSYVDESNILLVKRSQKKSLQDVKPTSVQPRKEDTGHLRAVLSLLQSDVGANLDAQPPLDHKPDPNPKPRRPAWCKCDHCTPSSVPQEELCCRRSVGTCITSSPLFEQLVLRRSLLEAVLLYRDPLSSLADRGQTATLRHCAYRQYISWRFGVPPNDTHPVIPSCCVWRVREEYPSPDGQYSGFRPVRIASMQACTNGEL
- the p2rx7 gene encoding P2X purinoceptor 7 isoform X2, coding for MPCCGLRGLCQYETNKLVRIQSVRLGSMKWSLNAFILLFICIMMLWNRKYQEFDQVVSSVTTKVKGVAQTHLPGIGDMVWDVVDYSGPSHDKNSFFVVTNVIVTKNQKQGKCPEVLRIGRLCRTDKDCERGAWDQQSHGIQTGSCVTSDVSKKTCEVSAWCPVEKRGNPPRPALLAAAENFTVLIKNNIGFPAFNFIRRNILPTMNGAYLSSCQRVNDSLCPIFRLGDIVRDAGEKFSEMAVEGGVIGILIKWDCNLDWLMRRCLPRYSFRRLDEKESNRTLYPGLNFRYAKYNTVNGVEERTLYKVFGIRFDVMVFGQAGRFSFIQLIIYIGSTLSYYALTTILIDWLIGTSCYSAEVGQNYSEKKVEAVQDKQKCILCVSYVDESNILLVKRSQKKSLQDVKPTSVQPRK